The following is a genomic window from Episyrphus balteatus chromosome 1, idEpiBalt1.1, whole genome shotgun sequence.
GTTCAAGGTCTTGAGTCGAATGAACGAATATCACAAAAAGGAAAATATCAATCCTTAACATTCACAATACTCCCCAGGCCTGAAGAAAATTAttgacatacaaaaataaatgatattACTCAATAAAAAACAGATCATTTTTTGGTATCTGCAAGCTGTAATACCTAAATAAATCGCATGTTTGAAACAAATGTTGATTGGACATCAACGCagagcaaaaattaattttcgttttaacaacaagaatatGACTGTTTTTTGATTGGACAAAATCAATCTGAATCAAAAATTGTTTACGTTCTTAGGATATTTAagtttgaaatcattttttcgGAATATTGGTAAGTAGGTTTTATGTAATTGCTTATacattcttttctttaaaactaattgaaaaaggattttttttcctcTAACTCTTTTCTTTTAGCTgcggtttttgagataaccagTCGTGAACAGCTTTAATAACACTTTTAACTAGTTTTTATGTCGTACCATAGTCTCTCCATAATTGCAttctttaaatgtttaaatatttttattatttactcaTTTTTCCCAAAATTAAGAGATAAAGATATTTTCTTGTATACAAAATGCGAAATTTAAAAtagcaaataaatattttaagatacTTTCCGAAAGTGCCAGAAGACAACCTTGAaactttatgaagaaaaaataaattttactgaatctttacttttttaaaattatctcTCAGTaacatatttgaatttttgtgtaattttttactattccaataaaacagtatttaaaaattcaatattttaattaaaggaaaaaaaaaaaaaactttgttcgtACGGTTTTTGTGGGATCGTTTTCGATGTATCATTTTTTGGACATTAATTTATGCTTCCACCTTCACATTAAAATTACCACTGAAAATTTGATCAGcacttttgttcatattttgttCAAAGCGCGATTATATTTTCCCTATTTAGCATTTACATATTaggtatattatttaattttattaaaattctttcTGAAATATTAAGTTATACGAGTGCAAGTgcatttaccctattaaattgGTATATATGATATTCTCTACTGACATTCTTGTATTTCCTTAACTAAACAATATTTGTTCGGCGCTTGTCAAAAGAAACATTACACATCATTGACCATTATACATTCAATAGTCAATATCAATAAGCACCTACGCTTGTCTggctaaaaataaataacaacatTCAactcaagtaaaaataaattatcttgAAGGTTGagattgtttgtttaatttgtccgtcactttaaatatttaaagtaaCGGAAATAACTTTGTGATTGAAGAATaaagttaatacaaaaaatgttctctttgcagtttttgttttttagatttttgaaattcaaattgcAAGTGGAATTTGGAAACTCAAAAACATGCTCCATCTAGATGTCCTTagtatttgaaatttaataaatgcTTGAAATTTCATAGAAATCGATTAAGCAATTCTCGaaatattttcttgaaaaaagacATCAACGGCACACGaataatttgtaataaaaattaaattaaacaatcatGTACGTGATTATTATAATTACGTAGTTACATACCTATTATAAAATAtgattcatttttgaaataaaacaaatatttcaacCTGATAAGAATGTAGGTAGATAAAGTTAATTTGTTCATAGCAATTGAAGaactgattaaaatttttgttattgaagTAAAAGAGGATAAAACTTAGAACACGCTATCAAGTAAACAAGCATGTCTGCTGCACAAGACAAAACGTCAATTGTTGGACAAATGAATAcccttttacttttttttctaaaaacaccTTTACAATTTTAAAAGATAATATAGCTTAAGGTACAAATTCACAATcggttttttaacttttttaaaattgatttttaaggttaaaatcacaaaaaaagtatGACTATAAGTTTCAACAACTCTGCCAAAACAGAAAGAATTTAACTCACTGAACTGCTTTCTTATCGACAATTCTtcgaattttataaataaaaaacatcgtATTAAGAAATTTGTCGATATAGCTCGGTGGTCACACCAATTTCCCAATCGACTTTGAGACTAcagacaaattttatattacttCAGTTGCGTATAAGGCTCTATATACTTCAGTAAATCTCTTATCTCTTATCAagttgtttacattttaaacTATCTTGATATAAGTACAGATACTTATGGGGTTccaaaaatcaatcaaattcatgcgatttcaatttatttttaagtttaacaaCAAGTCAAATagtcattcaaataaaaaaaaaaacacaacacttGAATagataaaaattgtaattatttaaattataagaTAAGACAATggtttgttttatataaaaagcaaaacaagACCCGAAAAGTCTTATTAAACTATCAGAGTTAGAACTTATAAAAATGATTGCCACAAAGAGGTTTGTTTcgcttaatttttaaataaatagttcttaatttatttttttttaaatactattgttttgttttatagtatTTTAGTTATTGTTGCAGTAAGCCTTTTTGGTCTTGTAGCTGGTTGTCAGGCACAAGTACAAGCTCAAGGAGCATGTCCAAATGTGACACTTATTCCCAATTTTAACGCTACTGcggtaagttttaaaatattttgaaatttgaaatgtaTAAACATTTTTGCGAAATTATTTCAGTACATGGGATTGTGGTATGAATCAGCTAAATATCCAGCTATTTTTGAAACCGGTGGCTCATGTGTAACAGCAAAATATACTCTATTGCCAAATGGAACAGTTGCAGTTGAAAATTCTCAATATAATAAATAGTAAgtgcaaaaattttattttttgtggacATTCCTAATCAAAATTGTGAAATATAGAGATATGACGAAATTAttacgaatttttttaacaGCACCCATTCACCTTTAACTATCAAAGGAAATGCAGTAGTTGTTGGTAATGCCAAATTATTGGTCAATTTCCCATCTGTTCCTGGAGGTGGTAAGAtattaaatatttgattttcacatttgatacaaaaaatatctgataaaattattttccattcaTAGCCAAAACCGGTAGCAATTACTGGGTCTTACATACAGACTACGTAAACTATAGTGTGGTCTTTTCTTGCTCGCAAAAATCATCAACATCTCATACAGGTAATTATAATAAgaaattattatactttttgatatatattttttttacaaattcattataatattttttttttcttttaattttaaagaaatcttATGGATTCTAACTCGAGCAAAATCACCATCAGTTCAAACAATTCTTGATGCTGTTAAAGTTATTACTAAGAACAAGCTTTCAGTTGATAATTTGAGAGTAACAGCCCAAGACAATTGTTAATAATAAcaatttggaaataaattagCTAATTATTAGATGAAAAATGTGTAGTTTAtcttttaaacaataaattagAAGGTTGAtgacttgaaaataaaaatgatacatttttttcgttaCCGGATGCGGATGTAAATTCAAGTTTACACATAGGTAATGCTATTAGTCAATTTTTCCAACTAAAGTTCAATGATCGCTTTTAATCTTCAAAATATTCACCCACTCATATGGTAAGGCCTTTGTATAAATTATATTGGAGGTGCTAATATCAAtcacttgacaaaaaaaaatcaaaacattgaTGGATTAACTTTGTCATATTATTAATGACTATGTTACACCTACCAAAAACTGTATTTAGAGTTATTTATTAGGTGAATTAAttgtaaaacatataaaatgattttataaaaCCAATATGAAGAATGACACAATGaagatttttatttagaatCAATAAAGAAAAGTTCATGATCGTACGATctatcaattaaaattttaagtaggTAGATAACGTTTAACGAGATTGAAGAAACtaatgaaattaaaacaaaaattatgatcCAAACTTTCTTATCGACGTAAAAAAACCCATAAAACTTATTGatcaatattttgtatttttttataactaaacGATTTACAGAGAATCTGGAAAATCCAGATAGTATTCAGATGATTCAACTTGTTTCAGTTTTCAGTAAACCTGCATTTCAAAACATTGCCACAAGTGTTTTTGGAAgtgtaaaacttttttgaaaagagaTTCTTTCACTTTAGAACAAAATGTTAGAAAACTCGGAAAAATCTTAGTTTGAAATCAATCCTAATAGTATTATTATAAACTAATGAAGGTCACAAAATAAACTCCTTCTGATGCAGGAGAATTgtgtgttaaaaatttaattttttttttttttttgaaaagctgcAATTTAtctttttgagattttttcggTATAACTTTCCAAATACTGTAATAAAatggttggggtcaaaattctgccggggtaaaaattcttttgtcaaaattctgctttcaaaattctgctttacaaaattctgcttttcaaaattctgtttttcaaaattctgtttttcaaattctgcttttcataattctgtttttcaaaagcgcgagctttttaacattttccaaaccattttttaattttttgcaaaattctgtaaaatcatcttcttgaaaaattatctacttatttgattacttacctacataatttgtcattccttgaatgcatattaatttttgttttataaatgaataaatttgaaaatattaagaaaaggtttttaatacttaacatttccgaaaataattcaaaattttttaacttatgaaataaaggtgaatattcaaaaatttgaataagaaaaggaatattttgtatcaaacaacatcggttccaataagttatagattttatttgaaagaaagtcagtctatgtattttaaaatatttgcgacactaaCTTGTTGAATTACAtcaatgaggtgtatttttctttagtcagcagcgcatatgctataaaaaaaaacacagaattggcagaatttttttgttcaagtataatgatagaagaattttgaaaagcaaaattttaaaaagcagaattttgaaaagcagaatagaaaaaaagcagaattttgaaaaacagaattttcgttaaaaaagcagaattttgaagccagaattttgacccgatcccgtaaTAAAAATTCCACGGTTGAACTGCTTTCGAAAATAGATTTCAATTTCACAAACTTTTATTCAGGTTTGTTAACCTGGTCccaaaaagtgacaattttttctagttttttccTAAAAGATGACCATCTAAAATTTCCGCATGACCAGACCAtccattaatttgtttaaaaaatcattgatcattaaaaaatatttatttttgaataaaaatattgcttttttcCCAATTTTCACAGATGACCACTttgaaaaacacaattttataaaatgacTATCCTTTAAAAAAGCTCTTACTCATAATCAAAATTGACAATTGTATAATCATTTTATGAAGGTATTTgtgttcttcaaaatatcatctGAAGAAGCAACCAGAAATTTTCAGAAGATTTTTGATCGTGATTCATAAAACACAAAAGTTCTGCAAGCAATTCATCTTAATAAATTATTCACACTATTTGAAGGATTCATTAAGTGAGTTTTTCTTGTTACATGTGTTAAACTCCTACATAATTTAAAGAAGAACTTTATTGTGATTTATTGTAAACATTCATATAGAGATAACACAATTTATTATTGTCTTTGAACTTTTGATGGAGTTTGATGATCTCTTGATTTTTGGTTGTCCACCCACCTACaaactttaataaattaaattttccaaccaaataataaacaataccTTGTTAAATGAATCAATCACATTGAGATACAAATGTGATTTATCTTAAACCAAGGTCTTTTATCCCACGCAGTTCATTAGAAGTTCAATCAAATACGATTGTTAGTGTTAACGACACGAAGTTAAACCATTTGAAACCTTAAATTGATATTTGAAATAAGATATGTGTCATCTTATTCTTTTTAATCATTAGATGGCCAAATTTGATATATTTCGATAAAACTAGAATCTATTTAAGCTTAATAATTGGCTTTTTGCTTTGGTTTCAAAGTTACATAATCAACACTTTGTTCCAGTTTAACTTTTATTTCAGGTACTAACTGCTTCCCATTTGATGAATTTGAAATTATGATGATAAAAAACACCATAACGCCAGATTTATGTACTTTCCCTGAGACTAAAACCAgatactttttcaattttaagtcTGCCCAAAGCTAAATAATACCGTCAATCTtctttttattccattttaagttgaacttaaaatttgagCTTTATGAAAGtgttataaaaagtaaaaaccgTAATTAACAATTTGACTTTTACGACCGATTACATCACAGTTTCTTCAGTGAACTTGAAAAATCATCTTGATGAGTGGGTGCTTTGTTTAGCATAATCTGAAGTACTTTAAATTACGTCATTTCAAGAAGAATGGAAACAAAACTGTTTTACACACAAAGAAATCACTTGAATCTTTTCAAtgctgattttaattttttcgctAAGTTAGTTATTAAGTTGTTGAGTCTGTTTCTTACGtaacaccatttttttttttgctgaaaggTTACTCattgaataaatttaataaataacacTTACCGTTTCTTGTGGCATCGTATTACAACTCCTCAGTGGCAACTTATACCTCAGGGGTCCCTGATGATCTCTGTGAttatttgaattgtttaaaaaaaaagcattttcttttgttttatttttaagtgtttCTTACCGATATTCCGATAGGCAAGTGGAATTCTTTGAAAGTCCTTTAGGGTAAACCATTCCACTGAAAAGGCCATTCTCATGATTTGGTGGTGCATCTTTGATAGTGATTAACATTGATCCCGACATGCATTGTATTCGAACAGTTGGTTCAATGCCACTGCCACTGTTTCTTTGCAATGATGGTGAatctaaaacaaataaataaaaattaattaaataaaataattatttactttactataatataatataggctagaatattcaaaacaaatcggtagttttttaattttaaaataataatttatgataCCTTATTTGGGTTCGGGTCACGAATGCAAGAGTTTAACacaatttaaaactaaattgcaGGATGATATTTCAACAACCTTCACCAAATTTTCCAACCaacttttaaagattttatttttgtttgctattACAAACACCTTTGGAATGAATTAAGCCTGATTTACTGAACATTATATAGCTAACTCTTGAGTTCTCTGAATGCAACAAGAATTTattagggttggggtcaaaattctgccggggtcaaaattctgctttttaaaattctgtttttcaaaattctgctttatataattctgttttacaaaacattttccaaaccctgttttaattttttgcagaattttgtaaaatcatcaaCTAGCAAAATTTCCTGCTTATTTGAGATTACTTACTTACGAGTAATATGtccattttttaatattcattttttttgataaattaataaaattaaaaaatgtacataGATGCGGTTTATAAGAAGTTCAGTCTtcctggcagaattttgaaaagtagaattttgaaagacagaatataAAAATAGTAGAAAttcgaaaaacagaattttcttaaaaaaagcagaattttgaaaaccagaattttgaagtcagaatgtTGACCCGATCCCGTTCAGGAAAGTCCATTAAACGCTGATTTGCgcctttttaaaaagaaaacttataAATAGTTAGAACCGTTTcaaataaatggttttttataGTTCAAAATAAGTCATAAGATCGGTCATCGGTCATAATTCCGAAGATGGTTTCCGAAACGCGtcgcttttaaaaaattattaaattaaatgttgtGATGAAAagattcaattcaaatttttaatttattttataaaaaatatttctttgttttaaaaactgacaataaatttaaaacaaaaatcttgaatttttttttaaatcgaacaatatttttttttgcctagcTTTAACACTAAGGTTAGTAACCTTAACGTCTTAtactacctatatcgcaagttacAATCACAAACCAGACacttttgttgtaattgttaaTAATAagttggtttatactttttcatgtcgctagaacttttttcggtctcaatattttatagagaatcgtatatgaaattgatgtagaattttggGAGgcattcgaatattgtattcacaattccgaacaaaaatattttcacccttataatgagacttttttgtgaccacttttttgaaaaatcgtaatttttttatttttgtcctgccaaattcgcacccgtgtgccgacagagggttaataagaTTTAGAACTAACTAACTTCTTCTATAACACGTGTGGCTTCACAACGAACATTCAAGTAGTTCTCATAAATAATTGTGTATCGGTTTGCTGAAAAATAAGTTGGAATTGATAACCCTATAGCTGAGAGTTTGAAAGCTTGTCAATATTTATTTCACATTGCGTCCAACTTTTAATAGTGACAAGTCCGTTTTCGGACgccaaaaaaattacttttataaaacgAGGGAAGAGGAAATTTAGGATTAATGCAATGGTTTAATGATTTAACTATTACtcggaatgattttgcattgaatataaacattttaaaataaacatggTTAATTTTgtatggtttcgtatcttaaagtagcataaatcaaagtagttaaTCTTTGAAACacagacgtttcaacttcaatttattttttccctcagtgtaaagTCAGTGTCAGTTTCTTGATGAATGTAAAATCCGTACACCCGTACCATCCCATATACCTCGTgtcgaaaattttaaatttataaatttattgatgGAATGTAtaatttatgcaaaatttgaattttccatGTTTGAATAGTAAAGTTTTGCCAACGGAAAAAAGTTTACAATCAGACAGCTGTCGAGCTCATTTCCTTCTTCATAACTTTGTCAATCTTCAAAATTGCGGTAATCAGAAAACCCACGAGTAGTTGCAAAATATGGttctacaacattttttcacgtACAAGATCGCTAGAACAATACAGATTTCGAAATTAATTCACATTACCTCAAAAATTTCTCATAACTAATCAGCTTTTCAGTCGCTAAggttaaatatctctcaatttCATGCATTAAAGTCCAAGTCATATCAATTTTATGAACTTCTAACTTCTTAGCGTGGCACCTGAACTTCATAGTGTGCACCATGAActtcaaagaaaaaacaatgttCCGTTATGTAAAACTAAATCCAGGCCAGTGGCAACAGCTTCTCACACATGTAATAACTGCACATAGTTTTCCACACAATAGACAATGTGATTGTAACTCCTGATGCAATAAATTTCACATTCATCAAATACTTCAAAGTCTCTCAAGACATATATAGCAGCACTGACAGAAAAtgagttgtaaaaaaaagcaaactacATTTtagcagaacaaaaaaatgttataagaaTCAGCAAAATTTATTCCCAATCAGCAACAATACATTCTTCTTTCACCAAAAGTCTCAACGTTCTAAAgatcatttaacaaaattggaCCCTCGAGAGCCACTCTGCATCCACTATATACTAAACCTTACCAAATATGGCCAAAATGAAGAACTCGTTTTCAACAATTCAAAACCAAACGATAAATCAATTCCATGTTCTCCAAGTTTGCTATGGATAACAAGCGCTGAGATGCAGATCTATCTATACCCACCAACAACTActaccaacaaaaacaaaaaaaaaattgcattggcAATGACATTGAGTAGCCAAGCTCCACACAGAGCACAAAGAATTCGCCTTTCAAGAAGATCTCTGTGTGTTCTGCTAACTTTATCTTGGTTTCCATGCCAGTTCCTTGAACCCAATAAATTCTAAAAGTCTGTGTCTATAAACTCGACACCGATCGGACGACCGACCGACGGAGGAGGAATGAAGAAGTCGACTCTTGTCGTAAAACGTTCGTTGGTTCTTGGttggtccacacaaaaaaaGGGGAGCCTTTCTTCATTCTGTGAGGTTCTTGTTGTATTTTTATGGCTTGGCTGTTCCATTATTGCTGTGTTTTCTTTGCGCATTTGCACACAGCGCAGCAAAAAGGTTCGTTTCGACCTTAGCCATTTTTGTTCCTATGGGAGAAGAAGCCCAACACGAGATTATTACATGAGGTACCATTATGATCAGTGCAGGTTTAAGGGCGAAGAAAAGGAACCGGGCGCTAGTTAAAATTcgaataaaatagttttttgttatttcaaaaacggagggtTTCTGAGGCAGGTTTTGGAAAAGTAGAAATAGAAAATCGAGGTCttaacaaaaagaagaaaaatgctAAAGAAGGTTTTAAAGTCTTAATACAGATGCC
Proteins encoded in this region:
- the LOC129906092 gene encoding apolipoprotein D-like: MIATKSILVIVAVSLFGLVAGCQAQVQAQGACPNVTLIPNFNATAYMGLWYESAKYPAIFETGGSCVTAKYTLLPNGTVAVENSQYNKYTHSPLTIKGNAVVVGNAKLLVNFPSVPGGAKTGSNYWVLHTDYVNYSVVFSCSQKSSTSHTEILWILTRAKSPSVQTILDAVKVITKNKLSVDNLRVTAQDNC